The following coding sequences lie in one Nonomuraea muscovyensis genomic window:
- a CDS encoding ABC transporter permease subunit — protein MTRYVKPLVLGVVDAFAVYGLVALAGQRSWWAFAAMLAGTLAINVIYLGRRRVPAKYLAPGVVLLLLYQVYVVLYTGYAAFTNYGDGHNGTRQDAVAAILAASEVRVPGSPVQPVRVVERGGELGFLVGGRVGSATRPLIPGAEPGGWRPLPYAEIVARQAEITALRVPVPGQGSLRTSDAVTVATYHSTLRYDERAGTVTDPGTGTVYRDDGHGRFAAPDGRALSPGWKVFVGLENFRTVLTDPGIRGPFLGVLGWTFAFAGLSVGLMFALGLGLALVLDRPGLRGHRAYRSLIVLPYAFPAFMAAILWQGLLNSDHGFVNAVLLGGGHVPWLTDPWLAKLSVLAVNVWIGFPYMFLICTGALKAIPPALTEAAQLDGANPWRVLRHVKLPMLLAATAPVLVATFAFTFNNFNVIYMLTGGGPRDASSPVDVGSTDLLISLVYKLAFGGSARNYGLACAVSILIFAVIAAVSLAGFRRARRLEAS, from the coding sequence ATGACCAGGTACGTGAAGCCGCTCGTGCTGGGCGTGGTGGACGCGTTCGCGGTCTACGGGCTGGTGGCGCTCGCCGGTCAGCGCTCGTGGTGGGCGTTCGCCGCGATGCTGGCGGGCACGCTCGCGATCAACGTCATCTACCTCGGCAGACGGCGCGTCCCCGCGAAGTACCTCGCGCCGGGCGTGGTCCTGCTGCTCCTCTACCAGGTGTACGTCGTCCTCTACACCGGCTACGCGGCCTTCACCAACTACGGCGACGGCCACAACGGCACCAGGCAGGACGCGGTGGCCGCGATCCTGGCGGCCAGCGAGGTCAGGGTGCCGGGGTCGCCCGTCCAGCCGGTCCGGGTCGTCGAGCGGGGCGGCGAGCTGGGATTCCTGGTGGGCGGCAGGGTCGGCTCCGCCACGCGGCCGCTGATCCCGGGGGCGGAGCCGGGCGGGTGGCGGCCGCTGCCGTACGCCGAGATCGTGGCACGGCAGGCGGAGATCACCGCGCTGCGCGTGCCGGTGCCGGGTCAGGGCAGCCTGCGCACCTCGGACGCCGTGACGGTGGCGACGTACCACTCGACGCTGCGCTACGACGAACGCGCGGGCACCGTTACCGACCCCGGCACCGGAACCGTCTATCGTGACGACGGCCACGGCCGGTTCGCGGCGCCCGACGGGAGGGCGCTCAGCCCCGGCTGGAAGGTGTTCGTCGGGCTGGAGAACTTCCGCACGGTCCTCACCGATCCCGGAATCAGAGGCCCGTTCCTCGGCGTGCTCGGCTGGACGTTCGCCTTCGCCGGGCTGTCGGTCGGGCTGATGTTCGCCCTCGGGCTCGGCCTCGCGCTGGTGCTGGACCGGCCGGGGCTGCGCGGGCACCGGGCCTACCGCTCGCTGATCGTGCTTCCCTACGCCTTCCCCGCCTTCATGGCGGCCATCCTCTGGCAGGGGCTGCTCAACTCCGACCACGGCTTCGTCAACGCCGTGCTGCTCGGCGGCGGGCACGTGCCGTGGCTCACCGACCCCTGGCTGGCCAAGCTCAGCGTGCTCGCCGTCAACGTCTGGATCGGCTTCCCCTACATGTTCCTCATCTGCACCGGCGCGCTGAAGGCCATCCCGCCCGCGCTCACCGAGGCCGCGCAACTCGACGGCGCGAACCCCTGGCGGGTGCTGCGCCACGTCAAGTTGCCGATGCTGCTGGCCGCGACCGCGCCCGTGCTCGTGGCCACCTTCGCCTTCACCTTCAACAACTTCAACGTGATCTACATGCTCACCGGCGGCGGACCCAGGGACGCCTCCTCGCCCGTCGACGTCGGCTCCACCGACCTGCTCATCTCGCTGGTCTACAAGCTCGCCTTCGGCGGCAGCGCCAGGAACTACGGTCTGGCCTGCGCGGTGTCCATCCTCATCTTCGCCGTCATCGCGGCGGTCTCGCTCGCCGGGTTCCGCAGGGCGCGCAGGCTGGAGGCGAGCTGA
- a CDS encoding sugar ABC transporter permease, whose amino-acid sequence MGRWFLRYGWRHAVGVAAVAVALFPLLFVLAASTNPSGTLTGSNDLFAEPTPAHYLALFTDPLHPFPSWFANSMVIGLTTAAGSVFLGACAAYAFSRFTFTGRRAGLLVLVFVQLFPQLLAYVAIFLLLSALRDVFPAIGLGSRLGLVMVYLGGALGVNTYLMKGFFDTVPRELDESAQIDGASHAQVFFRVLLPLVAPILVVVGLFAFVATLNDFVIAGLVLTDPDQQTLAVGLYQLVSDKLGQNWGLFAAGALVGALPVLVLFQFLQRFVVGGLTSGAVKG is encoded by the coding sequence ATGGGCCGCTGGTTCCTCAGGTACGGGTGGCGCCACGCCGTCGGCGTGGCGGCGGTCGCCGTGGCGCTGTTCCCGCTGCTGTTCGTGCTCGCCGCCTCGACCAACCCGAGCGGCACGCTGACCGGCTCGAACGACCTGTTCGCCGAGCCGACCCCGGCGCACTACCTGGCGCTGTTCACCGATCCGCTGCACCCCTTCCCGAGCTGGTTCGCCAACTCCATGGTCATCGGCCTGACGACGGCCGCCGGGTCGGTCTTCCTCGGCGCGTGCGCCGCCTACGCCTTCTCCAGGTTCACCTTCACGGGACGCAGGGCCGGGCTGCTCGTGCTGGTCTTCGTCCAGCTCTTCCCGCAGCTCCTGGCCTACGTCGCGATCTTCCTGCTGCTGTCGGCGCTCAGGGACGTCTTCCCCGCCATCGGCCTCGGCAGCAGGCTCGGCCTGGTCATGGTGTACCTGGGCGGGGCGCTGGGCGTGAACACGTACCTGATGAAGGGCTTCTTCGACACCGTGCCGAGGGAGCTGGACGAGTCCGCCCAGATCGACGGCGCCTCGCACGCCCAGGTGTTCTTCCGCGTGCTGCTGCCGCTGGTCGCCCCGATCCTGGTGGTCGTCGGGCTGTTCGCCTTCGTGGCGACGCTCAACGACTTCGTGATCGCCGGGCTGGTCCTGACCGACCCCGACCAGCAGACGCTCGCCGTCGGCCTCTACCAGCTCGTCTCCGACAAGCTCGGCCAGAACTGGGGGCTGTTCGCCGCCGGCGCGCTGGTCGGGGCACTGCCTGTGCTCGTGCTGTTCCAGTTCCTGCAGCGGTTTGTCGTCGGCGGCCTGACCAGTGGCGCGGTCAAGGGCTGA
- a CDS encoding endonuclease/exonuclease/phosphatase family protein, producing the protein MGAEASMDFDEVGKLAGKVGEARKAVEQGRTALAGGPGAVTYIPVPNMPSNNAFGDTNNATAASSAHADLQTSADGLAEILISVIDSDESRLRKVIQAFKQLDDEIADRLFAQASKGFDVYSAHVHSHGLHEYDDFVRTGQIDTLHEAMNRGPSLLGADLNVVTHHGDNPKINSSGDAIHDLKTEGYTVYSGAVNEDGKVVGTSPSGTRIDHVAGSPTFTMNGQPVLVDGATSDHDGQQVDVEIPNW; encoded by the coding sequence ATGGGTGCCGAAGCGAGTATGGATTTCGACGAGGTCGGCAAGCTGGCCGGCAAGGTGGGCGAGGCCCGCAAGGCCGTCGAGCAGGGGCGCACGGCCCTGGCCGGGGGGCCCGGAGCCGTCACCTACATCCCCGTGCCGAACATGCCCAGCAACAACGCGTTCGGCGACACGAACAACGCCACCGCGGCCAGTTCCGCGCACGCCGACCTGCAGACGTCGGCCGACGGGCTGGCGGAGATCCTCATCAGCGTGATCGACTCCGACGAGAGCAGGCTGCGCAAGGTCATCCAGGCGTTCAAGCAGTTGGACGACGAGATCGCCGACCGGCTGTTCGCCCAGGCCAGCAAGGGCTTCGACGTCTACAGCGCCCACGTGCACAGCCACGGCCTGCACGAGTACGACGACTTCGTCCGCACCGGTCAGATCGACACGCTCCACGAGGCCATGAACCGCGGCCCGTCGCTGCTGGGCGCCGACCTCAACGTCGTGACCCACCACGGCGACAACCCGAAGATCAACTCGTCAGGCGACGCCATCCACGACCTGAAGACCGAGGGCTACACGGTCTACTCGGGCGCGGTCAACGAGGACGGCAAGGTCGTCGGCACCTCCCCCTCGGGCACGCGCATCGACCACGTCGCGGGCTCGCCGACCTTCACCATGAACGGGCAGCCCGTCCTGGTCGACGGGGCCACCTCCGACCACGACGGCCAGCAGGTGGACGTGGAGATCCCCAACTGGTAG
- a CDS encoding serine/threonine-protein kinase: MTGDRIVGGYVLRRVLGRGGMGVVHLASTPTGGLAAVKVIHPELARDPAFQRRFEREVTAARRVARFCTAPMLDAGIDGDTAYLVTEYVKGPDLAQAVREQGPLSGSNLDALAVGIATALSAIHGAGVIHRDLKPSNVLLSPLGPRVIDFGIAQLVDAGPGSQVSQAILGTPAFMAPEQVRGEPLGPAADVYAWGGVLAFAGTGRLPFGGGAPAEVLYRIVNEGPSLDGLDENMRDLVERAMAKDPRLRPTAERLLAALVGGGALTPARATEVVERTWTGPVIRGGAGPETRTGTPSPSPSPSPGTGPAPGAATTGGPGVLAGGPEAAANGAPGAAADGAPGGVSGGGGRRRAGRWVVWAVGVVAVLVAAAVGGVLVLEPESGPYRADFTDGWEVGTSRAGTARAEGTAYVLTVEPGWRLWKSAPRREPGGAVVVSAEVRPERGAGEYGVWCHGASGGGRYEFVLSSANEAAIVKRAAGRRPVVLRGPAPARIADPGRVVAECRRDASGATLRMWLNEALIAEATDTDDPLGPGEAGVHAAPAGRQGLRVRFESFDLKPVGG; encoded by the coding sequence ATGACTGGGGACCGGATCGTGGGCGGGTACGTGCTGCGGCGCGTGCTCGGGCGGGGCGGCATGGGTGTGGTGCACCTGGCCAGCACCCCGACCGGCGGTCTGGCCGCGGTCAAGGTGATCCACCCGGAGCTCGCCCGCGATCCCGCGTTCCAGCGGCGATTCGAGCGGGAGGTGACCGCCGCGCGTCGGGTGGCGAGGTTCTGCACCGCTCCCATGCTGGACGCCGGGATCGACGGCGACACCGCCTACCTCGTCACCGAGTACGTCAAAGGGCCCGACCTGGCGCAGGCCGTGCGGGAGCAGGGGCCGCTGTCCGGCTCGAACCTCGACGCGCTTGCAGTGGGCATCGCCACCGCGCTCAGCGCCATCCACGGCGCGGGGGTGATCCACCGGGACCTCAAGCCCTCGAACGTCCTGCTGTCGCCGCTCGGCCCCCGTGTGATCGACTTCGGCATCGCGCAACTCGTGGACGCGGGGCCGGGCAGTCAGGTCAGCCAGGCGATCCTGGGGACGCCCGCGTTCATGGCGCCCGAGCAGGTGCGCGGCGAGCCGCTCGGCCCGGCGGCCGACGTCTACGCCTGGGGCGGGGTGCTGGCGTTCGCGGGCACGGGCCGGCTGCCGTTCGGTGGCGGGGCGCCGGCCGAGGTGCTCTACCGCATCGTCAACGAGGGCCCGTCGCTGGACGGGCTCGACGAGAACATGCGGGACCTGGTCGAGCGGGCGATGGCCAAGGATCCCCGGCTCCGGCCGACGGCCGAGCGGCTGCTGGCGGCTCTCGTGGGCGGCGGGGCGCTCACCCCCGCCCGCGCCACGGAGGTGGTCGAACGCACCTGGACCGGCCCCGTGATCCGTGGCGGGGCCGGCCCTGAGACCCGCACCGGCACTCCGAGCCCGAGCCCGAGCCCGAGCCCGGGCACGGGCCCTGCGCCCGGAGCCGCCACGACGGGCGGGCCCGGCGTGCTCGCGGGCGGTCCGGAGGCCGCGGCGAACGGCGCGCCGGGAGCCGCGGCGGATGGCGCGCCGGGTGGTGTGTCGGGCGGAGGCGGTCGGCGCAGGGCGGGCAGGTGGGTGGTCTGGGCGGTCGGGGTGGTCGCCGTGCTGGTGGCGGCGGCCGTGGGCGGCGTGCTCGTGCTGGAGCCGGAGAGCGGGCCGTACCGGGCCGACTTCACGGACGGCTGGGAGGTGGGGACCTCGCGGGCGGGCACGGCGCGGGCCGAGGGGACGGCGTACGTGCTGACCGTCGAGCCGGGCTGGCGGCTGTGGAAGTCGGCGCCCCGGCGCGAACCCGGCGGCGCCGTGGTCGTCAGCGCCGAGGTCCGGCCGGAACGGGGCGCGGGGGAGTACGGCGTGTGGTGCCACGGGGCGAGCGGGGGCGGCCGGTACGAGTTCGTGCTGAGCAGCGCGAACGAGGCGGCCATCGTCAAGCGGGCCGCGGGACGCCGGCCGGTGGTCCTGCGCGGCCCGGCGCCGGCGCGGATCGCGGACCCCGGCCGCGTCGTGGCCGAGTGCCGCCGCGACGCGAGCGGCGCGACGCTGCGCATGTGGCTGAACGAGGCGCTCATCGCCGAGGCCACCGACACGGACGACCCCCTGGGGCCGGGTGAGGCGGGCGTGCACGCGGCGCCGGCGGGCAGGCAGGGCCTGCGGGTGCGGTTCGAGTCGTTCGACCTCAAGCCGGTCGGCGGGTAG
- a CDS encoding AfsR/SARP family transcriptional regulator, with amino-acid sequence MRAERVRFGLLGPLRIEAGAPPGPAKHRALLAALLLSAGNAVPVERLMTLLWDDRPPASAEPVLRVYVSALRKLVDGIVTVPGGYLLAVEADEVDCHRFERLVGRARRAREAGRVAEAADDFRAALALWRGDALADVESSALRRLHAVPLQELRLTAVEERAELDLRLGRGAEVVGELRALVAAYPLRERAWARLLDALCQAGRRPDALAAYQQARRLLVDELGLEPGEELREAHRRALAADRPAAAPRPVPINETPPDISDFTGRTDVLAWITSRTAGPGAPPAVLVLHGPPGCGKSAVAVRASATPNLPGGRLYASLAGRPAGAVLEDLLRCLGCPDGAVPVGVAERVRLYRGMTAGRSLLVVLDDAADEAQVRPLLPTGPGSLTIVTSRSPLAGLEGARAYELDVLGAGEAVDLLAAVAGRDRVAAEPEAARRIARLCGGLPLALRIAGSRLARKPGWTLDHLAGRLGDERRRLDELSAGDLAVRGSLALGYQGLAEPERRLLRALGALSAPDFASWVFGADLEPLAEAGLLQSRGLDEAGQERYGWHDLTRLFAAERLAEESAPGPDVAAGGGEAGRGRDLAAGRGAAGRRWVLGEVAGGVLARVRRARAALLPAEPGSGRTVARTAESLLETGRLRGEARWLSAERRFLVATVGDLRAVGLYEAAWRLAFYLTPLFELGGHHDDWHATTATGLDAARAAGHREGEALLLRGLADLHRIEGRPQAAAAALRAAQPLVEGLELARITLRLGLVEERPEAAEHALTRCLRVFEEAGDQRGTADALRALGAVRRDPALLERGRAAYHELGDPRGEAEALLDLARLHLDARRPGPARECAERRLRINRRLGDRLPEAATLLLLARIATSEGTPETAAALARDAVATYREHGDRRRAAHGMLVLATAHLDLDEIDEAVEVIAAVMGEFDILGDGRGRAEAERLAQEARRRRGRSA; translated from the coding sequence GTGCGGGCGGAGCGGGTGCGGTTCGGGCTGCTCGGACCGCTGCGGATCGAGGCCGGCGCGCCGCCGGGCCCGGCCAAGCACCGGGCGCTGCTGGCCGCGCTGCTGCTGTCGGCGGGCAACGCGGTGCCGGTCGAACGGCTGATGACCCTGCTGTGGGACGACCGGCCGCCCGCCTCGGCGGAGCCGGTCCTGCGGGTGTACGTGAGCGCGCTGCGCAAGCTGGTCGACGGCATCGTGACGGTGCCCGGCGGCTACCTTCTGGCGGTGGAGGCCGACGAGGTGGACTGCCACCGGTTCGAGCGGCTGGTCGGCCGGGCGCGCCGGGCGAGGGAGGCGGGCCGCGTCGCGGAGGCGGCCGACGACTTCCGGGCCGCGCTGGCGCTCTGGCGGGGTGACGCGCTGGCCGACGTCGAGTCGTCCGCGCTGCGCCGCCTGCACGCCGTGCCTCTGCAGGAGCTGCGTCTGACCGCCGTGGAGGAGCGGGCGGAGCTGGACCTGCGGCTCGGCAGGGGCGCGGAGGTGGTGGGCGAGCTGCGCGCCCTCGTGGCGGCCTACCCGCTGCGCGAACGCGCGTGGGCGCGGCTGCTCGACGCCCTGTGCCAGGCGGGGCGCAGGCCGGACGCGCTCGCGGCCTACCAGCAGGCGCGCCGCCTGCTGGTGGACGAGCTGGGGCTGGAACCGGGAGAGGAACTGCGGGAGGCGCACCGGCGCGCCCTGGCGGCCGACCGGCCGGCCGCCGCACCGCGGCCTGTCCCGATCAACGAGACGCCGCCCGACATCAGCGACTTCACCGGGCGGACCGACGTGCTGGCCTGGATCACCTCCCGGACGGCCGGGCCCGGCGCGCCGCCCGCCGTCCTCGTGCTGCACGGTCCGCCCGGCTGCGGGAAGTCGGCCGTCGCCGTACGGGCGTCCGCGACGCCGAACCTGCCCGGCGGGCGGCTGTACGCCTCCCTGGCCGGCCGCCCGGCGGGCGCCGTGCTGGAGGACCTGCTCCGCTGCCTGGGCTGTCCGGACGGGGCCGTGCCGGTCGGGGTGGCGGAGCGGGTCAGGCTGTATCGGGGGATGACGGCCGGCCGGAGCCTGCTCGTGGTCCTGGACGACGCCGCCGACGAGGCGCAGGTACGGCCCCTGCTGCCCACCGGGCCCGGCAGCCTGACGATCGTGACCAGCCGCTCGCCGCTCGCCGGGCTGGAGGGGGCGCGGGCGTACGAGCTGGACGTCCTCGGTGCGGGCGAGGCGGTGGACCTGCTGGCCGCGGTGGCGGGGCGCGACCGGGTGGCCGCCGAGCCGGAGGCGGCCCGCCGCATCGCGCGCCTGTGCGGCGGGCTGCCGCTGGCGTTGCGCATCGCCGGGTCGCGGCTGGCCCGCAAGCCCGGGTGGACGCTCGACCACCTGGCCGGGCGGCTCGGTGACGAGCGGCGCAGGCTGGACGAGCTGAGCGCGGGCGACCTGGCCGTCCGGGGAAGCCTGGCCCTCGGGTATCAGGGGCTGGCCGAGCCGGAACGGCGGCTGCTGCGCGCGCTCGGCGCGCTGTCGGCGCCCGACTTCGCCTCATGGGTGTTCGGGGCGGACCTGGAGCCGCTGGCGGAGGCGGGGCTGCTCCAGTCACGCGGCCTGGACGAGGCGGGGCAGGAACGCTACGGCTGGCACGACCTGACCCGCCTCTTCGCCGCCGAACGGCTGGCCGAGGAGTCGGCCCCCGGACCGGACGTCGCGGCCGGAGGAGGAGAGGCGGGGCGAGGTCGGGACCTCGCGGCCGGGAGGGGAGCGGCCGGGCGGCGATGGGTGTTGGGGGAGGTGGCGGGTGGGGTGCTGGCCCGGGTGCGGCGGGCGCGGGCCGCGTTGCTGCCCGCCGAGCCCGGCTCCGGCCGTACCGTGGCCCGTACGGCGGAGAGCCTGCTGGAGACCGGCAGGCTGCGCGGCGAGGCGCGCTGGCTGAGCGCGGAGCGCAGGTTCCTGGTGGCGACCGTCGGCGACCTCCGCGCGGTGGGCCTGTACGAGGCGGCCTGGCGGCTGGCCTTCTACCTGACCCCGCTGTTCGAGCTGGGCGGGCACCACGACGACTGGCACGCCACCACCGCGACGGGCCTCGACGCCGCCCGGGCAGCGGGGCATCGGGAGGGTGAGGCGCTGCTGCTGCGCGGGCTGGCCGACCTGCACCGGATCGAGGGCCGGCCGCAGGCCGCCGCGGCGGCGCTCAGGGCGGCCCAGCCTCTGGTGGAAGGGCTGGAACTGGCCAGGATCACGCTGCGGCTGGGGCTCGTGGAGGAGCGGCCGGAGGCGGCCGAGCATGCCCTGACCAGGTGTCTGCGGGTGTTCGAGGAGGCCGGCGACCAGCGCGGCACGGCCGACGCGCTGCGCGCCCTGGGCGCGGTGCGGCGGGACCCCGCCCTGCTGGAGCGCGGCCGCGCCGCCTACCACGAGCTGGGCGACCCGCGTGGCGAGGCCGAAGCGCTGCTGGACCTCGCGCGGCTGCACCTGGACGCCCGCCGTCCCGGCCCGGCCCGCGAGTGCGCGGAGCGCCGGCTGCGCATCAACCGGCGTCTCGGCGACCGCCTGCCCGAGGCGGCGACGCTGCTCCTGCTGGCCAGGATCGCCACGTCGGAGGGCACACCCGAGACGGCCGCGGCCCTCGCGCGGGACGCCGTGGCCACGTACCGGGAGCACGGCGACCGCCGCCGCGCCGCGCACGGCATGCTCGTCCTGGCGACGGCACACCTCGACCTTGATGAGATTGATGAGGCGGTTGAGGTGATTGCTGCCGTTATGGGAGAGTTTGACATCCTTGGTGATGGCCGTGGCCGGGCGGAGGCCGAACGACTGGCGCAGGAGGCGCGCCGGCGTCGCGGCCGGTCCGCATAG
- a CDS encoding OmpA family protein yields the protein MSRSPSAVLAAAVLTVSLVASPAAAAATPVPTPPPGVTGAVEDLVLPVEDIIGEVESLDGTESQSRRGTEVTVALTSDVLFAVDKWVLTAQARRRLEQVAAKVRTEAAGGVVRIEGHTDDQGADAYNRRLSQRRAQAVEQVMHTLLDDTGVTLQARGYGESRPKAPNLVDGKPVAKNRARNRRVEIVFDARQ from the coding sequence ATGTCCCGATCTCCTAGTGCCGTCCTGGCCGCCGCGGTTCTGACGGTGTCGCTCGTGGCGTCGCCGGCCGCCGCGGCGGCCACCCCGGTGCCGACCCCGCCTCCCGGCGTCACGGGCGCCGTCGAGGACCTGGTGCTGCCGGTCGAGGACATCATCGGCGAGGTCGAGTCGCTCGACGGCACCGAGAGCCAGAGCCGGCGCGGCACCGAGGTCACGGTCGCGCTGACCAGCGACGTCCTGTTCGCGGTGGACAAGTGGGTGCTGACGGCTCAGGCCAGGCGGCGGCTGGAGCAGGTGGCCGCCAAGGTGCGGACGGAGGCCGCCGGGGGCGTGGTCAGGATCGAGGGGCACACCGACGACCAGGGCGCCGACGCCTACAACCGCAGGCTGTCCCAGCGCCGCGCCCAGGCCGTGGAGCAGGTCATGCACACCCTGCTCGATGACACGGGGGTGACGCTCCAGGCCCGCGGGTACGGCGAGAGCCGCCCCAAGGCGCCCAACCTCGTGGACGGCAAGCCGGTGGCGAAGAACCGCGCCAGGAACCGCCGCGTGGAGATCGTCTTCGACGCCCGCCAGTGA
- a CDS encoding S1C family serine protease, with the protein MRKIAAALVAAVVIPLTGCSAPQPAGTTSPSPSDTGRTGASPTGPAASALPLEATFQQVINDVLPSIVQINTRVGLGSGIVYDTAGHIVTNAHVVGQATTMTVTLATGGEPRSARLVRSFEAGDLAVIKVDDPNGLKPARFGDSSKLRVGQMVLAMGNPLGLSGSVTNGIVSALGRTVTEPQTAGSPGATIANAIQTSAAINPGNSGGALVDLAGQVIGIPTLAATDPELGGGAAPGIGFAIPSNTATDIAAQIVRDGKVTNTHRAALGIRGSTVVGADGQPIGAGVAGVEPDGGAAKAGVRSGDVIVAVNGKDTPTMAALAEMLTTLKPGDQAKVEVLRRDGSRETVTVTLGQLPGE; encoded by the coding sequence ATGAGGAAGATCGCCGCGGCGCTCGTCGCCGCCGTCGTCATCCCGCTCACCGGTTGCTCGGCGCCGCAGCCGGCCGGCACGACGTCTCCCTCGCCCTCGGACACCGGACGCACCGGGGCCTCTCCCACCGGCCCGGCCGCCTCGGCGCTCCCGCTGGAGGCCACCTTCCAGCAGGTGATCAACGACGTGCTGCCGTCGATCGTGCAGATCAACACGCGGGTGGGGCTCGGGTCCGGCATCGTGTACGACACGGCCGGGCACATCGTGACCAACGCGCACGTGGTCGGCCAGGCCACCACGATGACGGTGACCCTCGCCACCGGGGGCGAACCACGCTCCGCCCGGCTCGTGCGAAGCTTCGAGGCCGGAGACCTGGCGGTGATCAAGGTGGACGACCCGAACGGGCTCAAACCGGCCAGGTTCGGCGACTCGTCCAAGCTGCGGGTCGGCCAGATGGTGCTGGCCATGGGCAATCCGCTGGGCCTGTCGGGCAGCGTGACCAACGGCATCGTCTCGGCGCTCGGCCGCACGGTGACCGAGCCGCAGACCGCCGGGTCACCGGGCGCGACGATCGCCAACGCGATCCAGACCTCGGCCGCCATCAACCCCGGCAACAGCGGCGGCGCCCTGGTCGACCTGGCGGGCCAGGTGATCGGCATTCCCACGCTCGCCGCCACCGACCCCGAGCTGGGCGGCGGGGCGGCTCCCGGCATCGGGTTCGCCATCCCCAGCAACACCGCCACCGACATCGCCGCGCAGATCGTCCGCGACGGCAAGGTCACCAACACCCACCGGGCCGCGCTCGGCATCCGGGGCAGCACCGTCGTCGGCGCGGACGGACAGCCGATCGGCGCGGGCGTGGCCGGGGTCGAGCCGGATGGCGGCGCGGCGAAGGCGGGCGTCCGGAGCGGCGACGTGATCGTGGCCGTCAACGGCAAGGACACGCCCACGATGGCCGCGCTGGCCGAGATGCTCACCACGCTCAAGCCCGGCGACCAGGCCAAGGTGGAGGTGCTGCGGCGGGACGGCTCGCGGGAGACGGTCACGGTGACGCTGGGGCAGCTCCCGGGCGAGTGA